Proteins from a genomic interval of Armatimonadota bacterium:
- the murA gene encoding UDP-N-acetylglucosamine 1-carboxyvinyltransferase translates to MEKLYVIGGNRLEGEVDIAGSKNATLALMAGALLAKGTTILENVPHIGDIYTMSQMLQELGVPTRLTGNQLEIDATEIKSNEAPYELVKKMRASFCVLGPLLARLGYAKVPMPGGCDIGARPVDFHVKGLQALGARISMEHGYVEAEASRLKGAKIYLDFPSAGATQHLMTAACLAEGTTYIENAALEPEVVNLANMLIAMGAKIYGAGTKTIQIEGVKELRAVNHRVISDRMEAGTYAIAAAVTLGDVVLRKAIPEHSLAVIQKLQEAGISVEEGTDYIRVKANRRPIAVDIKTMPHPGFPTDMQQPFAALLVIADGTSVISENVYERRFKYVAELQRMGADIVQEGRTAIIKGVPKLTGAEVTATDLRAGAALVIAGLAAEGRTDISGVEHIDRGYERIEDKMSSLGAEIVRVESEAMPTVKLA, encoded by the coding sequence TTGGAAAAATTATACGTTATTGGCGGCAACAGACTAGAAGGTGAAGTAGACATTGCAGGAAGCAAAAATGCCACCTTAGCTTTAATGGCGGGAGCACTGCTCGCAAAAGGAACTACTATTCTCGAAAACGTGCCTCACATAGGCGACATATATACTATGTCACAAATGCTCCAAGAACTAGGTGTACCTACCCGTCTTACCGGAAATCAGCTAGAGATTGATGCCACTGAAATAAAATCCAACGAAGCGCCCTACGAATTAGTCAAAAAGATGCGCGCTTCGTTTTGCGTTTTAGGTCCCTTGCTCGCAAGACTTGGATATGCAAAGGTACCTATGCCCGGTGGTTGCGACATTGGAGCAAGACCGGTAGATTTTCACGTTAAAGGGCTGCAAGCACTTGGCGCGCGAATCTCTATGGAACATGGCTATGTTGAAGCTGAAGCGTCGAGGTTAAAAGGGGCTAAGATATATTTAGACTTCCCAAGCGCAGGCGCCACCCAGCACCTAATGACGGCAGCGTGCCTAGCCGAGGGCACGACATATATCGAAAACGCCGCCCTTGAGCCAGAGGTCGTCAATTTAGCAAATATGCTCATAGCTATGGGCGCGAAAATTTACGGCGCAGGAACAAAAACAATCCAAATCGAAGGCGTCAAAGAGCTTCGTGCCGTCAACCATCGGGTAATCTCCGATAGGATGGAAGCCGGGACATATGCGATTGCAGCGGCAGTAACGCTCGGCGATGTAGTCCTCAGAAAAGCCATTCCCGAACACTCGCTTGCCGTGATCCAAAAACTTCAAGAAGCAGGTATATCGGTGGAGGAAGGCACTGACTATATTCGCGTCAAGGCAAATCGCAGACCAATTGCTGTTGACATCAAGACAATGCCGCATCCTGGATTTCCAACCGATATGCAACAACCGTTTGCGGCCCTACTTGTGATTGCCGATGGGACATCGGTTATTAGCGAGAATGTCTACGAGCGGCGGTTTAAATACGTTGCTGAGCTCCAACGAATGGGCGCAGACATAGTCCAGGAAGGCAGAACAGCAATCATCAAAGGCGTCCCTAAGCTCACCGGAGCCGAGGTTACTGCCACCGACCTACGGGCGGGTGCTGCCCTTGTCATCGCAGGTCTAGCAGCAGAAGGAAGAACTGACATCTCGGGAGTCGAGCACATTGACCGCGGCTACGAACGAATAGAAGACAAAATGTCTTCGCTCGGCGCGGAAATTGTCCGGGTAGAATCCGAAGCTATGCCCACAGTGAAGCTAGCCTAA